A DNA window from Polyodon spathula isolate WHYD16114869_AA chromosome 18, ASM1765450v1, whole genome shotgun sequence contains the following coding sequences:
- the LOC121331270 gene encoding transmembrane protein 275-like → MFTEKKATSVPKKGGKKKTRPQGLPSPALCCACGLCIMLAGINITLVGAFAFGTFMPTNNPPIIIGPILLVVAFTFFGACCICSRRPPAQGSRKPKGGKNLGLIRTGNTAFEIETSEHTLQDTTAVQLSTTNSPCSSHKSTPTHEGPRACKLFTMDTNGPAAQYSAGEDSIKLNLPMDLPTT, encoded by the coding sequence ATGTTCACAGAGAAAAAAGCCACCTCTGTGCCCAAAAAAGGGGGCAAGAAGAAGACGAGACCACAAGGCCTGCCTTCCCCAGCTCTATGCTGTGCCTGCGGACTGTGCATCATGCTGGCTGGCATCAACATCACGCTGGTGGGTGCCTTTGCCTTCGGGACTTTCATGCCCACGAACAACCCACCCATCATCATCGGGCCCATCTTGCTAGTGGTGGCCTTCACCTTCTTCGGAGCCTGCTGCATCTGCAGCCGCCGGCCCCCTGCTCAGGGCTCCCGCAAGCCCAAAGGGGGCAAAAATCTGGGGTTGATCCGTACAGGCAACACGGCCTTCGAGATCGAGACCAGCGAACACACGCTGCAGGACACCACCGCTGTGCAGCTCAGCACCACCAACTCCCCCTGCTCCTCGCACAAGTCTACCCCCACACACGAGGGTCCACGAGCCTGTAAGCTCTTCACCATGGACACCAACGGGCCTGCTGCTCAATATTCAGCTGGGGAGGACTCTATCAAGCTCAACCTGCCCATGGACCTGCCTACCACCTAG